A single region of the Thermodesulfatator indicus DSM 15286 genome encodes:
- the cas2 gene encoding CRISPR-associated endonuclease Cas2 yields the protein MFVILVYDAGEKRVQKFHKACKKFLHWVQLSVFEGELSKAQLEQLKFELKALMKPEEDSVIIYTFRTRHYFSREVMGKKKGDPDSIFV from the coding sequence ATGTTCGTAATTTTGGTTTACGATGCCGGCGAAAAGAGAGTGCAGAAGTTTCATAAGGCCTGTAAAAAATTTCTCCACTGGGTGCAGCTTTCCGTATTTGAGGGAGAATTAAGCAAGGCCCAGCTTGAACAGCTAAAATTTGAGCTAAAAGCCCTCATGAAACCTGAAGAAGACTCGGTGATTATTTATACTTTCCGCACCCGGCACTACTTTTCGCGAGAGGTAATGGGTAAAAAGAAAGGAGACCCTGACAGCATTTTCGTTTAG